From one Lycium ferocissimum isolate CSIRO_LF1 chromosome 7, AGI_CSIRO_Lferr_CH_V1, whole genome shotgun sequence genomic stretch:
- the LOC132062000 gene encoding protein RKD3-like — protein sequence MADNFMKGAVYFPKAKADGIFKISRPLVNIRAYRTNAAYTSLVSFLMNPIQEKMQGNSGHYAIDHQYDFAFDAANNPLMMDWMWSEMSGGFGLSTQLFGRTENQELLLCDNNQERIMTNDRVEEKGKQKMLSREAISKYFYMPIIQATKELNIGVTFLKIRCRDLGIRRWPHRKLMSLQTLIKNVKELKRGEGNGMEQKWKDVIDSLEEEKKRMEEIPYTWNLRRKQRD from the exons ATGGCCGACAACTTTATGAAAGGAGCTGTCTACTTTCCAAAAGCAAAAGCAGACGGCATCTTCAAGATCAGCCGTCCACTTGTAAACATCCGTGCATATAGAACCAATGCTGCATATACGTCTCTGGTATCCTTCCTTATGAATCCAATCCAAGAAAAAATGCAAGGTAATTCAGGACACTACGCTATCGATCATCAGTATGATTTCGCTTTTGATGCTGCTAACAATCCTTTGATGATGGATT GGATGTGGAGCGAAATGAGCGGTGGATTTGGATTAAGTACCCAATTATTTGGGAGAACTGAGAACCAGGAATTGTTGTTATGTGACAACAATCAAGAAAGGATAATGACTAATGATCGTGTTGAGGAAAAAGGGAAGCAAAAAATGTTGTCTCGAGAAGCAATTTCAAAGTACTTTTACATGCCAATAATTCAAGCAACCAAGGAACTCAATATTGGGGTGACATTTTTGAAGATAAGATGTAGGGATTTGGGGATTCGAAGGTGGCCACATAGGAAGTTAATGAGTCTTCAAACACTAATCAAGAATGTTAAG GAATTGAAGAGGGGGGAAGGAAATGGTATGGAACAAAAGTGGAAGGATGTGATAGATTCATtagaggaagagaagaaaaggatgGAAGAAATTCCGTATACATGGAACTtgaggagaaaacaaagagattAA
- the LOC132063640 gene encoding wound-induced protein WIN1-like, which yields MEKLTTLLLALVLFVIAAGANAQQCGRQSGGALCSGNLCCSQHGWCGSTPEYCSPSQGCQSRCSGGGGGGGGGGGSGGGSAQNVRATYHMYNPQNVGWDLMAVSAYCSTWDANKPLAWRKKYGWTAFCGPVGPRGQASCGKCLRVTNTRTRAQATVRIVDQCSNGGLDLDVNVFRQIDTDGVGNQQGHLIVNYEFVNCGDNVNVPLMSIIDEE from the exons atggAGAAGCTAACTACTCTTTTGCTAGCTCTAGTCCTCTTCGTCATAGCCGCAGGTGCCAATGCACAACAGTGCGGCAGGCAAAGTGGTGGAGCCTTATGTAGCGGGAACTTATGTTGCAGCCAACATGGGTGGTGCGGATCGACACCCGAATACTGTTCACCTAGCCAAGGCTGCCAGAGTCGCTGCAGCGGTGGCGGTGGAGgtggaggtggtggtggtggtagtgGTGGTGGAAGTGCGCAAAATGTTCGTGCAACATATCATATGTATAACCCACAGAATGTTGGGTGGGACTTGATGGCGGTTAGTGCATACTGTTCAACTTGGGATGCTAATAAGCCATTGGCGTGGAGGAAGAAGTATGGTTGGACTGCTTTCTGTGGCCCTGTTGGACCTCGTGGCCAAGCCTCCTGTGGCAAGTGCTTAAGG GTCACAAATACACGTACAAGAGCTCAGGCGACGGTGAGAATCGTGGATCAATGCAGCAACGGCGGACTAGACTTGGATGTTAACGTCTTTCGACAGATCGACACAGACGGAGTAGGAAATCAACAGGGTCACCTTATTGTGAACTACGAGTTTGTTAATTGTGGTGACAATGTTAATGTTCCTCTCATGTCTATAATTGACGAAGAATGA